From a region of the Solanum stenotomum isolate F172 chromosome 2, ASM1918654v1, whole genome shotgun sequence genome:
- the LOC125856638 gene encoding E3 ubiquitin protein ligase DRIP2-like yields MESAIERRSGHFDVLKKQQGQEELELRLGLGLGLGLGSGDDDGDMKMVVRNNQQGSSSSSSLVLCTNTSIPHYSPPGIWFSLRSSVNRKGDVLPQLPKAFIRVKDEKVTIFMLKTYLVTKLGLSNQAEVEISCMGQNLMHSLTLKHVRDAIWLPGLVEFLKSKTEFIKSSQGASVNYLMSLDYGRTCL; encoded by the exons ATGGAGTCAGCTATTGAAAGAAGATCAGGTCATTTTGATGTATTAAAAAAGCAACAAGGTCAGGAGGAACTAGAGCTAAGgttagggttagggttagggttagggttaggATCGGGTGATGATGATGGTGATATGAAAATGGTGGTTAGAAATAACCAGCAGGGGTCTTCGTCTTCGTCTTCACTTGTTTTATGCACTAATACCTCAATTCCACATTATTCCCCACCAGGAATTTGGTTCTCTTTACGTTCTTCAGTTAACCG CAAAGGAGATGTTCTACCTCAGCTTCCAAAAGCGTTTATAAGAGTCAA AGACGAGAAGGTGACAATCTTCATGCTTAAAACCTACCTGGTTACAAAGCTTGGTCTCTCCAACCAAGCTGAG GTTGAGATTTCATGTATGGGGCAAAATTTGATGCATAGTCTAACCTTGAAGCATGTACGTGATGCTATTTGGTTGCCAGGATTGGTAGAATTCTTGAAGTCAAAGACAGAATTCATTAAAAGTTCACAAGGAGCTAGTGTCAACTATCTCATGTCCTTAGACTATGGTAGGACTTGCCTATGA